In Vibrio echinoideorum, the following proteins share a genomic window:
- a CDS encoding tape measure protein yields MSDLKFTLRFDAENKQFIGQVNQAGGAVTKLGGSANTTQGKLKGLSTQSTQTSANLGSLKNQVLGVASGFSALYAANQAADKLGQYQDIRTQITALVGGQEEWIETEQYLNQVSKEHNKTLVDMSGNYARLVSLQEAGLVTQKESRAIFEGMSNVQSQAGASTTQLGQSMYGLSQALASPIVRAEELNQVVEPMPGLLNKLDEAAGLSAGGFRRMMLAGEVTSHFFKETLITALSEYDGAAARTADNINAKYAENTRAYEKAVVAFEAPISDSFSAVLEASAGTMELFAENADLVTTIIELSLVTALSRGSTAVLAMTAAKVQSITVTRTQEQANLTELRSLEAKLAAEVRELEVMKLSNNQKFRAIGAETTLAAKRVQLTATTTTLTAAQTRLNVVARAGSGIMAMLGGPAGIAMMAAGAIGYFALSNTKAEKETKGLSDQVDVLLGKMNKLREKELNNALTAVTDDLESTRLQIETLSKQTGTNNIEERLAQLDVLRQKEQLRAQEAIELEDKLYALRNKPEAPKKESSSIEPKLEEQANKLLENLRKQNALYGETSEAAKLKYEIEYGSLKGINEELAKKLMLEARSIDEKIAKDKPKDTSAIDAFYDESDQLQTAYLQRLSMQASLESQAVVQEKAAFTEKSIALSESFQAAYEQAIGNQELMDALEREYFANRELLYTDHEMNLSEIEKKAAQERFDATLQNAAMLTGAGSQLFGGMAELAKVYAGKQSGIYRLMFAASKGFAIAQAGINLYQAISNATTVQPWYASIPAIATATSQGATLLAGLKGSSYQGQAHDGIERVPKKNEGTWLLRENEMVLNPTQADNFRWMSSMMKEMKHGMQMARGAQIGQVNNNQASSAVNVSSPPVNVVFVDDPEQINKYLNTDEGERAVMRIVERNKG; encoded by the coding sequence ATGAGTGATTTAAAATTCACCCTTCGATTTGATGCTGAGAACAAGCAATTTATCGGGCAAGTCAATCAAGCTGGCGGCGCGGTCACTAAGTTGGGCGGCAGCGCCAATACGACTCAAGGCAAGCTTAAAGGATTATCCACCCAATCGACCCAAACTAGCGCGAACCTTGGCAGTTTAAAAAATCAAGTGCTTGGTGTGGCGAGTGGATTCTCTGCGCTTTATGCCGCGAACCAGGCCGCCGACAAACTCGGTCAATATCAAGATATTCGCACTCAAATCACCGCACTTGTTGGCGGACAAGAAGAGTGGATTGAGACCGAACAATACCTTAACCAAGTGTCTAAAGAGCACAATAAGACGCTCGTTGATATGTCAGGCAACTACGCCCGCCTTGTTAGTTTGCAAGAGGCGGGTCTTGTTACTCAAAAAGAGTCTAGGGCAATTTTTGAAGGGATGAGTAACGTACAAAGCCAGGCTGGTGCATCAACAACTCAGCTTGGCCAATCCATGTATGGTTTATCCCAAGCGTTAGCGTCTCCTATTGTTCGTGCTGAAGAGTTGAATCAGGTGGTTGAGCCTATGCCTGGCTTGCTTAATAAGCTTGATGAAGCCGCAGGTCTATCTGCAGGTGGATTTCGCAGAATGATGCTTGCTGGCGAAGTCACCAGTCACTTTTTTAAAGAAACCTTAATAACCGCCCTCAGCGAGTATGACGGAGCGGCCGCCAGAACCGCTGACAATATCAACGCCAAGTATGCTGAAAACACTCGTGCCTATGAAAAAGCGGTGGTCGCATTTGAAGCGCCTATTTCTGATTCGTTTAGTGCTGTTCTGGAAGCGTCTGCGGGCACGATGGAGCTATTTGCAGAAAATGCCGATCTTGTCACTACTATTATTGAGCTATCACTGGTTACCGCATTAAGTCGTGGTTCAACTGCTGTATTAGCCATGACAGCCGCAAAAGTTCAATCTATCACAGTCACTCGTACTCAAGAGCAGGCAAACCTTACAGAGCTTCGCTCTTTAGAAGCCAAGCTGGCCGCAGAAGTTCGTGAACTTGAGGTGATGAAACTATCAAATAATCAAAAATTCCGTGCGATTGGTGCTGAAACAACACTGGCCGCTAAGCGAGTGCAATTAACAGCAACCACTACCACTTTAACCGCCGCTCAAACTCGTCTGAATGTGGTGGCAAGAGCAGGTTCAGGCATTATGGCCATGCTAGGCGGCCCCGCAGGTATTGCCATGATGGCAGCTGGTGCGATTGGGTATTTCGCGCTCTCAAATACAAAAGCAGAAAAAGAGACCAAAGGACTGTCTGATCAAGTAGACGTACTACTTGGAAAGATGAATAAACTTCGTGAAAAAGAACTCAATAACGCACTCACCGCCGTCACTGACGATCTAGAATCCACTCGATTACAAATAGAAACACTTAGCAAGCAAACAGGCACAAATAATATTGAAGAACGCTTAGCTCAACTAGACGTGTTGCGTCAGAAGGAGCAATTACGAGCACAAGAAGCTATTGAGTTAGAAGATAAATTGTATGCCCTCAGAAACAAACCAGAGGCTCCAAAGAAAGAATCAAGTTCAATCGAACCAAAACTCGAAGAGCAAGCCAATAAGCTGTTAGAAAACCTAAGAAAACAAAATGCGCTTTACGGTGAAACAAGTGAAGCAGCGAAGCTTAAGTATGAGATTGAGTATGGTTCACTAAAAGGCATCAATGAAGAATTGGCTAAAAAACTCATGCTTGAAGCGAGATCTATTGATGAAAAAATAGCAAAAGACAAACCAAAAGACACCTCAGCTATTGACGCCTTTTATGATGAATCCGACCAATTGCAAACCGCCTACTTACAGCGATTGTCCATGCAAGCAAGCTTAGAAAGCCAAGCTGTTGTTCAAGAAAAAGCGGCTTTCACAGAAAAAAGCATCGCACTAAGTGAGTCATTCCAAGCGGCTTATGAGCAAGCAATAGGCAATCAAGAGTTAATGGATGCACTTGAGCGTGAGTATTTTGCTAACCGTGAACTTTTATACACTGATCATGAAATGAACCTCAGTGAAATAGAAAAGAAAGCTGCTCAGGAACGTTTTGATGCCACGCTCCAAAATGCAGCCATGCTCACTGGTGCTGGTTCGCAACTGTTTGGTGGAATGGCCGAATTGGCAAAGGTCTACGCGGGTAAACAGTCGGGAATATACAGACTCATGTTTGCAGCAAGTAAAGGGTTTGCGATTGCCCAAGCTGGCATTAATTTGTATCAAGCGATTTCTAATGCTACGACCGTTCAACCTTGGTATGCCAGTATTCCTGCGATTGCTACCGCCACCTCTCAAGGTGCCACTCTCTTGGCAGGCTTGAAAGGGTCAAGTTACCAAGGGCAAGCTCATGATGGCATTGAACGCGTTCCTAAAAAGAATGAAGGAACCTGGTTACTTCGTGAAAATGAAATGGTTCTCAACCCTACTCAGGCCGATAATTTCCGTTGGATGAGCTCAATGATGAAAGAAATGAAGCATGGCATGCAAATGGCCAGAGGCGCACAAATTGGGCAAGTGAATAATAACCAGGCCAGTAGTGCCGTTAATGTTTCTTCCCCACCAGTCAATGTTGTGTTTGTAGACGACCCAGAGCAAATAAATAAATACCTTAATACAGACGAAGGTGAACGCGCTGTGATGCGCATTGTTGAACGTAATAAAGGATAA
- a CDS encoding HI1506-related protein, which translates to MPEKTLIAQAVEVICLAHTNYRRAGIAFQHGENRIESERITSTQLEQLKADPRLKVTVEKGEALQSDISNIESGHQPGPLDAITPPSYIAGASAKEGNELLTTTVNNLIDAIQLLDPSNTEHFTTSGKPQVDALSELMGVKVSATERDQAWGLVQAEPMTQDEKKPMDLDTEKGE; encoded by the coding sequence ATGCCTGAAAAAACGCTTATTGCTCAAGCTGTTGAAGTCATCTGCCTTGCGCATACCAATTATCGTCGTGCTGGGATCGCCTTCCAGCATGGTGAAAATAGAATTGAATCGGAACGTATCACTAGTACGCAGTTGGAACAGCTTAAGGCCGATCCTCGCCTTAAAGTCACAGTGGAGAAAGGTGAAGCGCTGCAAAGTGACATTTCAAACATTGAGAGTGGTCATCAGCCGGGGCCCTTGGACGCTATCACCCCACCTTCCTATATAGCGGGAGCGTCTGCTAAAGAAGGCAATGAGCTTCTTACAACAACGGTCAATAACCTAATCGACGCCATTCAACTGCTCGATCCAAGTAACACTGAGCACTTCACCACAAGTGGTAAGCCTCAAGTCGATGCGCTTAGCGAACTGATGGGTGTAAAAGTCTCTGCAACAGAGCGTGATCAAGCGTGGGGGCTTGTGCAAGCAGAGCCAATGACGCAAGACGAGAAGAAGCCAATGGATCTCGATACAGAGAAAGGTGAATAG
- a CDS encoding Mu-like prophage major head subunit gpT family protein: MQTTGANINVLYTAVKSHYQQGQKGYTQLWPQIATLVPSTTMVETYAWLGEFSRLREWIGERQINRMKQHGYALANKKFEATEAIPREYVEDDTYGVLMPKFQDMGHAAATHPDEMLFALLAGGFDSKCYDGQNFFDTDHPVGETGKEKSVSNMQAGSGDPWYLLDTSRPLKPFIYQQRKDYKLTNKTDAANSDHVYMLDEFLYGIDARGNWGYGFWQQAFASKADLTENNFNSGVQTMMSVKSDQDRPLGIMPKLLIVGPSNRAKAKTVVEAEHKANGGSNTNWKAVDVLVVPWLP; encoded by the coding sequence ATGCAAACCACTGGAGCGAACATAAACGTTCTTTACACGGCGGTGAAATCTCACTACCAGCAGGGCCAAAAAGGCTACACCCAGCTTTGGCCGCAAATTGCCACACTCGTGCCATCCACTACGATGGTAGAAACCTACGCCTGGTTAGGTGAATTCTCTCGCTTACGTGAGTGGATTGGTGAGCGTCAAATCAACCGTATGAAGCAACACGGTTATGCACTTGCCAACAAAAAGTTCGAAGCAACAGAAGCGATCCCTCGCGAGTATGTAGAAGACGATACTTACGGCGTGTTAATGCCGAAATTCCAAGACATGGGCCATGCCGCAGCAACGCACCCAGATGAAATGTTGTTTGCTCTGCTTGCAGGTGGCTTTGACAGTAAGTGTTATGACGGCCAAAACTTTTTTGATACTGATCACCCTGTCGGTGAAACAGGTAAAGAGAAGTCGGTTTCTAACATGCAAGCGGGTTCAGGCGATCCTTGGTACTTACTTGATACTTCTCGTCCCCTTAAGCCGTTTATTTACCAACAACGCAAAGACTACAAGCTCACCAATAAGACAGATGCAGCTAACTCCGATCACGTTTACATGCTCGATGAATTTCTTTACGGCATCGATGCGCGCGGTAACTGGGGTTATGGTTTTTGGCAGCAAGCTTTTGCCTCTAAAGCTGATTTGACAGAAAACAACTTCAACAGTGGCGTGCAGACCATGATGAGTGTGAAGTCTGATCAAGATCGTCCATTAGGCATTATGCCAAAACTGTTAATTGTGGGTCCGTCGAATCGCGCAAAAGCGAAAACAGTGGTTGAAGCGGAGCATAAAGCCAATGGCGGCAGCAACACCAACTGGAAAGCCGTCGATGTCCTTGTGGTGCCTTGGTTGCCTTAA
- a CDS encoding phage virion morphogenesis protein, producing MAGVHYSIDFDGQEKLQRRLNQFLKQGTSLQPAMRDIGEMLLVSHDQRFRDQKSPEGVPWAPLSPKYQKNKPKHKNEILTLNKFLSGHLTYQSFGNTLFFGTPLEYGAIHHYGGSPDLRPSNAAIPARPWLGVDEDDKAEIYDILSAFLMKMLNE from the coding sequence ATGGCAGGCGTTCATTACTCCATCGACTTTGACGGTCAAGAGAAACTTCAACGTCGTTTAAACCAGTTTTTAAAACAAGGGACGAGCTTACAACCTGCGATGAGAGACATTGGCGAGATGTTGCTCGTTAGCCATGACCAACGTTTTCGCGATCAAAAAAGCCCAGAAGGTGTTCCGTGGGCACCGCTTTCTCCAAAGTATCAAAAGAACAAACCGAAACATAAGAATGAGATTCTTACTTTAAATAAATTCCTTAGTGGCCATTTAACTTACCAATCATTTGGCAATACTTTGTTTTTTGGTACACCTCTGGAGTACGGCGCAATTCATCATTATGGTGGGTCGCCAGATCTGCGACCTTCAAACGCGGCGATCCCTGCTCGTCCATGGTTGGGCGTTGATGAGGACGACAAAGCCGAAATCTACGACATTCTCTCAGCGTTCTTAATGAAAATGTTGAACGAGTAA
- a CDS encoding gp436 family protein, with amino-acid sequence MYCAVDDMAKRFSEDELIQLTDKDGSHNFIVNEVLDQAISDASATIDGYIGGRYQMPLSSVPSILTRLCCDIARYFLYDDQLGEEHQVSKRHKEAIDYLKQVGSGKVQLGISSKSERPQATSTAMMQSGGRVFDRASSKGFV; translated from the coding sequence ATGTATTGCGCAGTCGATGATATGGCCAAACGTTTTAGTGAAGATGAGCTCATTCAACTGACCGACAAAGACGGCAGTCACAACTTTATCGTCAATGAAGTGTTAGACCAAGCCATTTCCGATGCCAGCGCAACCATTGATGGCTACATAGGGGGACGCTACCAAATGCCATTGTCTAGCGTACCTTCTATCCTAACTCGCCTATGCTGCGATATAGCGCGTTACTTCTTGTATGACGACCAACTTGGCGAAGAGCACCAAGTATCAAAACGCCACAAAGAAGCGATTGATTACTTAAAGCAGGTTGGAAGCGGCAAAGTGCAATTGGGGATAAGCAGCAAAAGCGAACGGCCTCAAGCGACTTCTACAGCGATGATGCAATCTGGCGGCCGTGTGTTTGACCGTGCCAGTTCAAAAGGATTTGTCTAG
- a CDS encoding phage tail terminator protein: MKSDLVALTIERLKDDTQVKPPWLDVLEIDSLSQINEKKSGLQRTPALFVFLVSDNPRPDTRGSGAYLQNCTATVGVVIAHKSINRNLIDWQPLRKELRKRLFGWSGDDEFEPFWLGNGRLMSISNGRADWFDQFITEYTEDQNRYGP, encoded by the coding sequence GTGAAATCCGATTTGGTTGCACTCACGATTGAGAGGCTTAAAGACGACACCCAAGTTAAGCCGCCGTGGCTTGATGTGCTTGAAATTGACTCGCTCTCTCAAATCAATGAGAAAAAGTCAGGTCTCCAAAGAACGCCTGCTCTGTTTGTGTTTTTGGTCAGTGACAATCCACGCCCCGACACTCGTGGCAGTGGTGCTTATCTACAAAACTGCACGGCAACCGTAGGTGTGGTCATTGCCCACAAAAGTATTAATCGTAACCTCATTGATTGGCAACCGCTTCGCAAAGAGTTACGTAAGCGCCTGTTCGGTTGGTCTGGCGATGATGAGTTTGAACCGTTCTGGCTTGGGAATGGTCGCTTAATGTCAATCTCTAACGGTCGTGCTGATTGGTTCGATCAATTTATTACTGAATACACAGAGGATCAGAATCGTTATGGCCCGTAA
- a CDS encoding phage minor head protein, whose product MVGQVNYGSLPFEEQIAYFRNKTNVPTERWTDIWKQAHDRSFMVAGAMKEDLLADFRSAVDKAISEGKSLNWFKKEFNNIVAMHGWAHTGDANWRSKVIYETNMRQSYTAGREQQIEQLKGSRPYGIYKHSGSEHPRHDHLSWNNLVLPLDDPWWDMHTPINGFGCKCKKLTASEYTLKRLGLKVSASPKVEKYDWIDKFTGEVHRIPKGIDPGFDYTPKSSAQLTKQTKQVLDKKLPLTERVPSRTVESAFSTVKGVNSGEISRILEQAPSPQLTIFSEFLSKHDIKTLVLKQSELTGKVKSRPLIAPIEEYLQSGVRMPLANFYHRQASRANGFTSPHWSHVVVKAKSTDSLRRVTIQQLHEAITRALELSKNNPQFSLSTVVKAMHGDSARVLNTWAHEMGHQVHFKAGSPLAPIRHGITQYSQYNEYEWFAEHFVAWLFAPDELSEAYPEIFNFITDTIYKTI is encoded by the coding sequence ATGGTTGGCCAAGTTAATTACGGCTCGCTTCCCTTCGAAGAGCAAATCGCCTATTTCCGTAATAAGACCAATGTTCCAACTGAGCGATGGACCGATATTTGGAAGCAGGCCCACGACCGCAGCTTTATGGTCGCAGGAGCCATGAAAGAGGATTTACTGGCTGACTTCAGGAGCGCGGTCGATAAGGCGATCAGTGAAGGAAAAAGCCTTAATTGGTTTAAAAAGGAGTTCAACAACATTGTTGCTATGCACGGCTGGGCTCATACGGGCGATGCTAATTGGCGCAGTAAGGTAATTTATGAAACCAACATGCGCCAGAGTTATACCGCAGGCCGAGAGCAGCAAATAGAGCAACTCAAAGGCTCTCGCCCTTATGGTATTTACAAGCACTCAGGCTCCGAGCATCCTCGCCATGATCATTTATCCTGGAACAATTTAGTTCTGCCTCTCGATGACCCGTGGTGGGACATGCATACCCCAATCAACGGTTTCGGTTGCAAATGCAAGAAGCTCACCGCAAGCGAATACACACTGAAGCGTTTAGGATTGAAAGTCAGTGCTTCCCCTAAGGTGGAAAAGTACGACTGGATAGATAAATTCACAGGTGAAGTTCATCGAATACCAAAAGGCATCGATCCAGGCTTTGACTACACACCTAAGTCCAGCGCCCAGCTTACGAAACAAACTAAGCAAGTGCTCGATAAGAAATTACCATTAACTGAAAGAGTGCCAAGTCGCACCGTTGAAAGTGCGTTCTCTACCGTTAAGGGAGTGAATTCCGGTGAGATAAGCCGAATTCTAGAGCAAGCACCAAGTCCACAACTTACGATTTTCTCTGAATTCCTCAGTAAGCATGACATCAAAACACTGGTGTTGAAGCAGAGTGAGTTAACAGGCAAAGTGAAATCTCGACCGCTGATCGCCCCGATTGAAGAGTATTTGCAATCAGGCGTGAGAATGCCTTTAGCTAACTTCTACCATCGGCAGGCAAGCCGAGCAAATGGCTTTACCAGTCCTCATTGGAGCCATGTTGTAGTCAAAGCAAAAAGCACGGATTCCTTACGTCGAGTAACCATACAGCAGCTTCATGAAGCAATAACAAGGGCATTAGAATTATCAAAAAACAATCCTCAGTTCTCTTTATCAACGGTAGTCAAAGCGATGCATGGCGATTCAGCTAGAGTACTGAATACTTGGGCACATGAAATGGGGCATCAAGTGCATTTTAAAGCGGGGTCGCCATTGGCTCCTATTCGCCATGGCATCACCCAATATTCGCAGTACAATGAATATGAATGGTTTGCTGAGCATTTTGTTGCTTGGTTGTTTGCCCCTGATGAGCTGAGTGAAGCTTATCCGGAAATTTTTAACTTCATTACAGACACAATCTATAAGACGATTTAA
- a CDS encoding DUF935 domain-containing protein — MVKQQSNTRLSSIVDKWGRPIETDALDEPQTQADAKLASLYREFADHPSSGLNPAKLARIMKQAEQGDLKAQCELAEDMEEKDTHIQSELGKRKMALQGVDWVIKPPRNATAQEQKDTEMIQELLEDATWMDDAVFDLSDATLKSYSNVELDWEFAEGSHYIADVHHREPSWFMTHPEDRSQLRLRDGSYEGAALQPFGWISHTAKAKSGYLGRSGLVRVLAWPFLFKNYSVRDLAEFLEIYGLPIRLGRYPEGATEGEKMTLMRAVMSIGHNAGGIIPKGMDIDFQNAAEGQSAPFMDMIAWCEKSQSKAILGGTLTSQADGKSSTNALGNVHNEVREEIRDFDLQRLAATMTRDVVHPYYALNGKSYQSPRRGPRFEFDITEAEDLKHLSDSLPGLVGLGMKIPTQWAHDKTQIPMAKDGEAVLGAKVPNTPTSEKPVQQTNQAALKASESTDVVDDQVVTLHREAGSLLEAMIEPVRELVESATSLKQLRDDILNLSGEIGLEELGEVMAQAMAAAELAGINDVESGQ, encoded by the coding sequence ATGGTTAAACAACAATCAAACACTCGACTTTCAAGCATAGTCGATAAGTGGGGGCGACCAATCGAAACGGACGCCCTGGATGAACCTCAAACACAAGCCGATGCCAAGCTTGCTAGTCTTTATCGCGAATTTGCCGATCACCCCTCTTCAGGTTTAAACCCAGCCAAGTTAGCGCGCATCATGAAACAGGCAGAGCAAGGCGACCTGAAAGCGCAGTGTGAATTGGCCGAAGACATGGAAGAGAAAGACACTCATATTCAAAGTGAGTTAGGTAAACGAAAGATGGCGCTGCAAGGGGTCGATTGGGTAATAAAACCACCACGCAATGCCACCGCTCAAGAGCAAAAAGATACCGAGATGATCCAAGAGTTGCTGGAAGATGCCACTTGGATGGACGATGCGGTTTTCGATTTAAGTGATGCAACTTTAAAAAGTTACTCTAACGTCGAATTGGATTGGGAGTTTGCTGAAGGATCGCACTACATCGCAGACGTTCATCATCGAGAACCATCATGGTTTATGACTCACCCAGAAGACCGCTCTCAATTACGTCTGCGTGATGGAAGCTATGAAGGGGCGGCGCTGCAACCTTTTGGTTGGATAAGCCATACCGCCAAAGCAAAATCAGGCTACTTAGGTCGCAGTGGTTTGGTGCGCGTGCTGGCATGGCCATTCTTGTTTAAGAATTACAGTGTGCGCGACTTAGCTGAGTTTCTAGAGATTTACGGTTTGCCTATTCGCTTAGGTCGCTACCCAGAAGGCGCAACAGAAGGCGAGAAAATGACGTTAATGCGCGCCGTCATGAGTATTGGCCATAATGCAGGTGGCATTATCCCCAAAGGCATGGACATTGATTTTCAAAACGCGGCAGAAGGTCAGTCTGCCCCCTTTATGGATATGATAGCGTGGTGTGAAAAGTCTCAATCTAAAGCCATCTTAGGGGGGACGCTAACCTCTCAGGCGGATGGGAAATCCAGCACTAATGCGCTCGGTAATGTTCATAACGAAGTACGAGAAGAGATCCGCGATTTCGATTTGCAGCGTTTGGCCGCCACAATGACGCGTGATGTCGTGCATCCTTATTATGCATTGAATGGAAAAAGTTACCAAAGTCCGCGCAGAGGGCCGCGCTTTGAGTTTGATATTACTGAAGCGGAAGATTTAAAGCATCTGTCAGACTCTCTTCCTGGTTTGGTTGGGCTTGGAATGAAAATCCCTACTCAGTGGGCGCACGATAAGACTCAAATCCCAATGGCCAAAGATGGTGAAGCGGTGTTAGGCGCAAAAGTTCCTAATACCCCCACCTCAGAAAAGCCGGTGCAGCAAACCAACCAAGCAGCGTTGAAAGCCTCGGAATCAACCGATGTGGTCGATGACCAGGTGGTGACTCTGCATCGAGAAGCAGGATCATTACTGGAAGCCATGATAGAGCCTGTGCGCGAGCTAGTCGAAAGCGCAACCTCTCTTAAGCAGCTGCGTGACGACATTCTTAACCTATCTGGTGAGATTGGCCTAGAGGAACTGGGCGAAGTCATGGCCCAAGCAATGGCGGCGGCAGAGCTGGCAGGCATTAATGATGTGGAAAGTGGTCAGTAA
- a CDS encoding phage protease yields the protein MKTKTFIPHPIAEAVLCANKANENMAILTAELSLSDDGWCQLLPAGKFKAPDGRPTEPEDGHWYLDAESANAFIAATKATRNKVLVDYDHQTLYTEQTGQKAPASGWITSETDIEWREGHGLYVRPDWTDSAQSLIDGNEYAYLSAVFPYDKKTGKPLFLRMAAITNDPGITNMESVAALAADINVRLSKPGVDVNLYSYAEDTFVNEALKKLLASLGITVDGELTDELATAALTALDALKVKAEKADGLETQMVALKASGGSVDLSKYVPIKAYNGVVGELAVLKAGTDKESLSTLIDNAKKEGKVVEAEVEYLTEFGGQQGVAALKGMLDARPAIAALKATQTQDKQPPKDKKKDSELSEAEIAVLKATGLTKEQFIAAKEED from the coding sequence ATGAAAACAAAAACCTTTATACCTCACCCAATCGCAGAAGCCGTTCTTTGTGCTAACAAAGCAAATGAAAACATGGCCATTCTGACTGCGGAACTCTCGTTGTCGGACGATGGTTGGTGTCAGCTATTGCCTGCGGGTAAGTTTAAAGCGCCAGATGGTCGCCCTACTGAGCCAGAAGACGGCCATTGGTATCTTGATGCAGAATCAGCCAATGCTTTTATTGCGGCCACTAAAGCGACGCGCAACAAAGTTCTTGTCGATTACGATCACCAAACCCTTTATACCGAACAGACCGGGCAAAAAGCTCCAGCATCTGGGTGGATCACATCTGAAACCGATATCGAATGGCGTGAAGGCCACGGTCTCTACGTTCGTCCTGATTGGACTGACAGCGCTCAGTCTCTCATTGATGGCAACGAATACGCCTATCTCTCTGCCGTTTTTCCTTATGACAAGAAAACAGGCAAACCTCTCTTTTTACGCATGGCAGCCATTACTAACGATCCTGGTATTACCAACATGGAATCGGTAGCAGCGCTGGCAGCGGACATCAATGTGCGTCTCTCCAAGCCTGGTGTAGACGTGAATCTTTACAGCTACGCGGAGGATACATTCGTGAATGAAGCACTCAAGAAGCTGTTAGCCAGTCTCGGCATTACTGTCGATGGCGAACTAACAGACGAATTGGCCACAGCCGCCCTAACAGCGCTCGATGCGTTAAAGGTAAAAGCAGAAAAAGCCGACGGACTTGAAACTCAAATGGTGGCACTTAAAGCTAGTGGTGGCAGCGTAGACCTAAGCAAGTACGTGCCAATCAAAGCCTATAACGGTGTAGTTGGTGAGCTTGCAGTTCTTAAGGCGGGCACTGACAAAGAGAGCCTTTCGACGCTTATCGATAACGCAAAAAAAGAAGGCAAAGTGGTAGAAGCTGAAGTTGAGTACCTTACTGAGTTTGGTGGCCAACAAGGCGTTGCTGCACTAAAGGGAATGCTTGATGCTCGACCTGCCATCGCCGCGCTAAAGGCAACTCAAACCCAAGATAAGCAACCGCCAAAAGATAAGAAGAAAGACAGCGAGCTTTCTGAGGCAGAGATTGCCGTTCTTAAAGCAACAGGCTTGACCAAAGAGCAGTTCATAGCCGCTAAAGAAGAGGATTGA